A region from the Medicago truncatula cultivar Jemalong A17 chromosome 6, MtrunA17r5.0-ANR, whole genome shotgun sequence genome encodes:
- the LOC120576073 gene encoding uncharacterized protein, whose amino-acid sequence MSKVKYVAEGGSSNRPPLFDGSNYYFWKGKMELFLRSQDNDMWAVITDGDFVPTTKEGAVKAKSAWSTDEKAQAYSTHDRIRKILRCLPSVWRPMVTAITQAKDLKSMNLEDLIGSLRAHEVVLQGDKPVKKVKTLALKASQQTPSVADEDVQEPQELEEVHEEEAEDELALISKRIQRMMLRRNQIRKKFPKTNISIKTEADKSQVTCYGCNKTGHFKNECPDIKKVQRKPHFKKKAMITWDDMEESNSQEDADTDMGLMAQSDDEEEVLPQGARTKPWYLDSGCSRHMTGDRNCFLTFEKKDGGLVTFRNNDKGKIRGKVQNTENTVEKEDDQNVQDQSLQSPPRSWRMPIVMLIMMETKLKGRAQVDPVNSWDKH is encoded by the exons atGTCTAAAGTCAAGTACGTAGCTGAAGGAGGATCTTCAAATAGACCACCACTCTTTGATGGATCAAACTACTACTTCTGGAAAGGCAAAATGGAACTCTTTCTCAGATCTCAAGACAACGATATGTGGGCAGTCATCACAGATGGAGACTTTGTTCCAACAACCAAAGAAGGAGCTGTCAAAGCAAAAAGTGCATGGTCAACAGATGAAAAAGCTCAG GCATATTCCACtcatgatagaattagaaaaattctGAGATGTCTTCCAAGTGTGTGGAGACCTATGGTCACTGCAATCACTCAGGCCAAAGATTTAAAATCTATGAACCTGGAAGATCTCATTGGTTCACTAAGAGCTCATGAAGTTGTACTTCAAGGAGACAAACCAGTGAAGAAGGTAAAAACACTTGCCTTGAAAGCATCTCAGCAAACCCCATCAGTTGCTGATGAAGATGTGCAAGAACCACAAGAATTAgaagaagttcatgaagaagaagctgaagatgaacttGCACTAATCTCTAAAAGAATTCAAAGGATGATGTTGAGAAGAAATCAGATTAGAAAGAAGTTTCCAAAGACCAACATCAGCATCAAAACTGAAGCTGACAAAAGTCAAGTCACTTGCTATGGATGCAACAAAACTGGACATTTCAAAAATGAATGTCCTGACATCAAAAAGGTTCAAAGAAAACCTCATTTCAAGAAGAAAGCAATGATCACTTGGGATGACATGGAAGAATCAAATTCTCAAGAAGATGCAGATACAGACATGGGACTGATGGCTCAGTCAGATGATGAGGAAGAGGTCCTGCCTCAGGGTGCAAGAACAAAACCATGGTACCTGGATAGTGGTTGTTCTAGGCACATGACAGGTGACAGGAATTGTTTtctaacttttgaaaagaaggatggagGACTAGTGACATTTAGAAACAATGACAAAGGTAAAATCAGAGGTAAAG TTCAAAATACTGAGAACACagtagagaaagaagatgatcagaatgttcaggatcAATCTCTTCAAAGTCCACCTAGAAGCTGGAGAATG cctattgtgatgctgattatgatGGAGACAAAGTTGAAAGGAAGAGCACAAGTGGATCCTGTCAATTCTTGGGACAAGCATTGA
- the LOC120576072 gene encoding DNA ligase 1-like yields the protein MARTKTISKSSDNETNQVEQSQPPQPNAAADQTSDQQLLSETPVRTILQDVIIPASENPKSSKTRSSKKPIIKPRPIPTRRSTRMKKPLKKPKVSHVNLDSDEEKEDSSDDEDSEDETEEDPEEEDEDSEQTLSDAMKSVKASSKRDKELTKKILQRRKEIAAEAMPLSEEKTSEDEEESEEEESEEKAEKEEEKGSSKKHGKGKDITKLAATLKASRTEKIALRPMSRTKYFNLESLETKAWNLKEFTEPQGWTDFVTLQEHTYENLVREFYTNLSVKEKKNVNEKFLISSVKGVKIKVTQEFLSEALKIPNEATKQTSAGLPYGMHLTSIFKKANVPLEEEKRKLDFMTFSSKTLGQLHITTSNMPSSTASGTSGSVKRLSNQNVQKTRKKRKLEEIRNESSENVGARPPSPSALELFSQVSKLAKEIVKEGSSQFKVLLGEDDAQKDNDASLQEEAENAKQATEVHESIPQDAKENSLDQNQRVEENTEFDAQIVDDTTQEVAELLASNMSIDEEEVQVEHMDFSTGIDLNVEDINTDFNNEVFQDGQETAQYVQKTTEAQNVEVPPTQNVEVSEAQNVEEVQVMANQDDQAFDDQHASNEPLQSGQLSADPAPLALGSLPSVEVQLMAQTGQNVNLSSSTMGSVAEASNFLVSNLPTPNTIPSYTPPPPPMKTTNTSKLPNMSALFDSLNTFVTANREKDEPSGVAPPAKTSRAEKLASRALRVSTKTHKIVCALADWTVKVHAPGLAISPPVFDDPSIFEAEPSSDSGDSTP from the exons ATGGCCAGaacaaaaaccatttcaaaatctTCTGATAATGAGACCAATCAAGTGGAACAATCTCAACCTCCACAACCAAACGCCGCTGCTGATCAAACCTCTGATCAACAACTTTTGAGTGAAACCCCTGTACGCACCATTCTTCAGGACGTAATCATTCCTGCTTCTGAAAAtcccaaatcttccaaaaccagATCCTCTAAGAAACCCATCATCAAACCCAGACCAATACCTACCAGACGATCAACAAGGATGAAGAAACCTTTGAAGAAACCAAAGGTATCTCACGTGAATCTAGATTCTgacgaagaaaaagaagattcaAGTGATGATGAAGACTCTGAGGATGAAACAGAGGAAGATccagaagaagaggatgaagactCTGAACAAACTCTTTCTGACGCAATGAAATCAGTAAAAGCTTCCTCAAAAAGGGATAAGGAACTTACAAAGAAAATACTTCAAAGGAGGAAGGAGATTGCTGCTGAAGCTATGCCCTTATCTGAGGAAAAGACctctgaagatgaagaagaaagtgaagagGAAGAATCTGAAGAAAAggctgaaaaagaagaagagaaaggctCTTCTAAGAAGCATGGGAAAGGTAAAGATATTACCAAACTTGCTGCTACCTTAAAAGCTTCAAGGACAGAAAAGATTGCTCTCAGACCAATGAGTAGAACCAAGTACTTCAACCTTGAAAGCTTAGAGACAAAGGCATGGAATCTGAAGGAGTTTACAGAACCTCAAGGATGGACAGATTTTGTAACTCTCCAAGAGCATACCTATGAAAATCTGGTCAGAGAATTCTACACCAACTTGTCAGTTAAGGAGAAGAAGAATGTGAATGAAAAGTTTCTCATTTCTTCTGTTAAAGGTGTAAAGATTAAGGTAACTCAGGAATTTCTCTCTGAAGCCTTGAAGATTCCCAATGAAG CAACAAAACAAACATCTGCTGGATTGCCATATGGAATGCATCTAACTTCCATTTTCAAAAAGGCAAATGTGCCtcttgaagaagaaaaacgCAAGCTAGACTTCAtgactttttcttccaaaactcTAGGTCAACTCCACATCACTACATCCAACATGCCATCTTCCACAGCCTCTGGAACTTCTGGGTCTGTTAAGAGACTTTCCAACCAGAATGTTCAGAAGacaaggaagaaaagaaagctAGAGGAAATCAGAAATGAATCTTCTGAGAATGTAGGTGCCAGACCTCCCTCTCCATCAGCTTTGGAGCTATTCTCTCAAGTTTCCAAACTTGCTAAGGAGATTGTTAAAGAAGGAAGCTCTCAGTTCAAAGTCCTGCTTGGAGAAGATGATGCTCAGAAGGACAATGATGCATCTCTTCAAGAAGAAGCTGAGAATGCTAAGCAGGCCACTGAAGTTCATGAAAGTATACCTCAAGATGCTAAGGAAAACTCCCTTGATCAGAATCAGagagttgaagaaaatactGAGTTTGATGCTCAGATTGTTGATGATACAACTCAAGAGGTAGCTGAATTACTAGCCTCAAACATGAgtattgatgaagaagaagttcAAGTTGAACACATGGATTTCTCAACTGGGATTGATCTAAATGTTGAAGATATCAACACTGACTTCAACAATGAAGTGTTTCAAGATGGCCAAGAAACAGCTCAGTATGTTCAGAAAACAACTGAAGCTCAGAATGTTGAAGTTCCTCCAACTCAGAATGTTGAAGTCTCTGAAGCTCAGAATGTTGAAGAAGTTCAAGTTATGGCTAATCAAGATGATCAAGCATTTGATGATCAGCATGCTTCAAATGAACCCCTTCAAAGTGGTCAGCTGTCAGCAGATCCAGCGCCTCTGGCCTTAGGATCTTTGCCCTCTGTGGAGGTACAGCTCATGGCTCAAACTGGTCAGAATGTTAATCTTTCTTCATCCACCATGGGTTCTGTTGCTGAAGCAAGCAATTTCTTGGTTTCTAATCTTCCCACTCCAAACACCATCCCCTCATAtactcctccaccaccaccaatgAAAACCACCAACACAAGCAAGCTTCCAAACATGTCTGCACTGTTTGACTCTCTGAATACTTTTGTTACTGCAAACAGAGAGAAAGATGAACCTTCTGGTGTTGCTCCTCCTGCCAAAACCTCAAGAGCTGAGAAGTTAGCCTCTAGGGCTCTCAGGGTTTCCACCAAAACACACAAAATTGTGTGTGCTCTAGCTGACTGGACTGTCAAAGTTCATGCTCCTGGTTTGGCCATTTCACCTCCTGTTTTTGATGACCCATCCATTTTTGAAGCAGAACCATCTTCTGATTCTGGAGACTCCACTCCATGA